From one Brachypodium distachyon strain Bd21 chromosome 4, Brachypodium_distachyon_v3.0, whole genome shotgun sequence genomic stretch:
- the LOC100839942 gene encoding extensin produces MEEGKVFSWPPHRLVFAIVALAFFTAHCGARVLTIDELLDQYSSSSNTPTLPPYGDAFTPPYAPPSPPPGSPGCGLATSPPPVIPVPSFAYLSPPPPSTPLYSPPPPPPEVTPSPPEIAPLPPVVAPSPPEVAPYPSPPEVAPSPPEIAPYPSPPEVTPSPPEIAPSPPEVTPMPPIVYPSPPEVTPSPPEVTPLPSPPEAAPSPPDITPFPSPSPPEVTPSPPEIVPSPPEIVPSPPEVTPFPSPPEVTPSPPEIVPSPPEVTPFPSPPEVTPSPPETVPGPPEYAPEPPVYAPEPPGVTPGPPENAPPGGSSPSPPGGSFQPPVVLPPTFGPPSPAGGHSEWCVAKPSVPGPIVQQAMDYACASGADCDALQSDGACFRPDTMTAHASYAFNSYWQRAKSGGATCDFGGTAMLITKDPSYDNCHYIVM; encoded by the exons ATGGAGGAAGGCAAGGTCTTCTCATGGCCACCACACCGTCTCGTCTTCGCCATCGTTGCACTAGCGTTCTTCACGGCGCATTGCG GAGCGAGGGTGCTGACGATCGATGAGCTGCTGGACCagtactcctcctcctccaacacCCCGACGCTGCCTCCCTACGGCGACGCCTTCACGCCGCCGTACGCGCCGCCTTCCCCGCCTCCgggctctcccggctgcggcCTGGCCACATCCCCGCCGCCCGTCATCCCGGTGCCATCGTTCGCCTACCTGTCGCCTCCCCCACCCTCGACGCCGCTCTActcccctcctccgcctccgccagaGGTCACTCCAAGCCCTCCAGAGATCGCGCCTCTGCCGCCGGTGGTCGCGCCAAGCCCGCCGGAGGTCGCGCCGTACCCGAGCCCGCCTGAGGTCGCGCCAAGCCCGCCGGAGATCGCGCCGTACCCGAGCCCGCCTGAGGTCACCCCCAGCCCGCCGGAGATCGCGCCCAGCCCGCCGGAGGTGACGCCGATGCCGCCGATCGTCTACCCAAGCCCACCGGAAGTCACGCCCAGCCCGCCGGAGGTCACACCGCTCCCCAGCCCACCGGAAGCTGCGCCCAGCCCACCGGATATCACACCGTTCCCGAGCCCAAGCCCACCAGAAGTCACTCCCAGCCCACCAGAAATCGTGCCCAGCCCACCGGAAATCGTGCCAAGCCCACCAGAGGTCACACCGTTCCCAAGCCCACCAGAAGTCACGCCAAGCCCACCGGAAATCGTACCAAGCCCACCGGAGGTCACACCGTTCCCGAGCCCACCGGAAGTGACCCCAAGCCCACCAGAAACCGTGCCAGGCCCGCCGGAGTACGCGCCAGAGCCACCAGTGTacgcgccggagccgccggggGTGACCCCGGGCCCGCCGGAGAACGCGCCTCCTGGGGGTTCCAGCCCGAGCCCGCCGGGGGGAAGCTTCCAGCCGCCGGTGGTGCTCCCGCCTACCTTCgggccgccatcgccggcgggcggccaCAGCGAGTGGTGCGTGGCGAAGCCGTCGGTGCCTGGCCCCATCGTGCAGCAGGCCATGGACTACGCGTGCGCGTCCGGGGCCGACTGCGACGCGCTCCAGTCGGACGGCGCGTGCTTCCGGCCGGACACCATGACGGCCCACGCCTCCTACGCCTTCAACAGCTATTGGCAGCGGGCCAAGTCCGGCGGCGCCACCTGCGACTTCGGCGGCACCGCCATGCTCATCACCAAGGACCCAA GCTATGATAACTGCCATTACATTGTGATGTGA
- the LOC100845853 gene encoding protein SUPPRESSOR OF FRI 4, which yields MGKKKKRVEKVFCYYCDREFDDEKILVQHQKAKHFKCHVCHKKLSTAGGMAIHVLQVHKESVTKVPNAKPERDSTEIEIFGMQGIPADVLAAHYGEEEDPSLKVAKVEVPSIRPPIMPNHPLGMVFPPRPVYGVPRPMYNPAMMARPPLWPPQPPQAWFAQQPAVSVPPMVAGMAPQQPLFPIQNMPNPMASAPANLLQTSFAMAPPGVPSPVAPQVSQPLFPVSTIGNGASSAPFAASVVPGTIPASSPASGTTAGFGYVSNNQGTGGSAVGNTPASNIATSATQAATSEVYLVWDDEAMSMEERRLSLPMYQVHDETSQMSSVDAEFDRRVSESWLAGHMAL from the exons atggggaagaagaagaagcgcgtGGAGAAGGTGTTCTGCTACTACTGCGACCGCGAGTTCGACGACGAGAAGATCCTCGTGCAGCACCAGAAGGCCAAGCACTTCAAGTGCCACGTCTGCCACAAGAAGctctccaccgccggcggcaTGGCCATCCACGTCCTCCAGGTCCACAAGGAGTCCGTCACCAA GGTTCCAAATGCAAAGCCCGAGAGGGACTCGACAGAGATTGAGATATTCGGCATGCAAGGGATTCCTGCAGATGTACTTGCCGCTCACTACGGAGAAG AGGAGGACCCTTCATTGAAGGTGGCTAAAGTGGAAGTGCCATCAATAAGACCTCCGATTATGCCTAATCATCCATTAGGCATGGTTTTTCCTCCACGGCCGGTTTATGGTGTGCCCCGACCTAT GTATAATCCTGCTATGATGGCCCGACCTCCGCTGTGGCCTCCTCAACCGCCACAAGCTTGGTTTGCGCAACAACCAGCAGTTTCGGTTCCTCCAATGGTTGCTGGAATGGCACCACAGCAACCATTATTTCCCATTCAGAATATGCCCAATCCAATGGCATCAGCACCTGCTAATTTACTTCAGACATCATTCGCTATGGCCCCTCCTGGAGTTCCTTCGCCTGTTGCCCCTCAGGTTTCCCAACCTTTGTTTCCTGTGAGCACCATTGGCAATGGAGCATCAAGTGCCCCATTTGCAGCATCTGTTGTGCCTGGAACTATCCCAGCAAGCTCCCCAGCATCAGGTACTACTGCAGGATTTGGATATGTATCCAATAACCAAG GTACAGGAGGTTCGGCAGTCGGGAATACACCCGCAAGTAATATTGCAACTTCTGCTACTCAAGCAGCTACAAGTGAGGTCTATCTAGTTTGGGATGATGAAGCAATGTCAATG GAGGAACGAAGGTTATCACTGCCCATGTACCAGGTGCACGATGAAACTAGCCAG ATGAGCTCAGTTGATGCAGAGTTTGATCGAAGAGTATCAGAAAGTTGGCTTGCTGGGCACATGGCCCTGTAA